The DNA segment AGTGTCCTCTGTGGGAGACAGAGACAGAGGGATGAATGAGATCCTTTGACTGCCACGGATTTCTTTTTCTCCATCTACACCCACAACGCCGTCTTCACTGAGTAATTGACCGTTCACCCAAAGCCGGTGGGCAATCATCAGATCACTGAGCATCAGGGTCATGGAATCCCGGGAGGGTTTTATTTTGACAAGCAATCGATAGGTTGCATAACCGTATGGATCGAATTTGCGACCATCGATCTCGTGGGACGTCCAAAGTGAGTGCAGGTTTATATTGCCGGTTTTTTGCGGAGGATCGGGGGCCTTGAAATCTTCCGGGGAGAGAAGCTGTTGCCAGTAAAATTCCCAGTCGCCGGAAAGTTCGGCGATGCCGTCCTGGTCGAAATCCCAGGAGGTAAGATCGATGAATCCCTCCCTGGAATAGGGTCGCTCACCTGCCGCTGAATTGCCTGCAGGGAGAAGGATGATGAAAAGAACAATGATCAGGAAGATGCGGAATCGTGTTTGCGAGATCATACCCCTTAATAAGCATCAAAAAAGATAGCGGTAATCAAGACCTACGGTGCGGGGTTCATCCCGGGCGATAAAAGTTGTGTCCAGAACACTCTGCCAGGAATCGTTATAGCGGCTGATGGATTTTTCATCAAAGAGGTTTTTCACCCACAGTGAAAGTTCGCCGAGATCGTTCATCATGGCCCAGGTCAGACGTCCATTGGTGATTTTCTTGGAGTTGCCGTAGATTTCTTTCTGCTTATTCCTGGTATGGCTGTAATCCATATGAAATTTGAAAATACCAAAGTTGTCCCGGACGATTTGGTAATCCAGACCCGTCACCACTTGCAGAGTCGGCTCTTCCATCACCATGCTGGTCACCGTCGCAAAGTCATCCCGATTGATATCATAGTAGCCGCCGTTAAGGCTCAGGCTGAGTTTTCTGGTTGCCATCCAGGCCATTTCAAGTTCAGCGCCGCGGCCCTTCATGTCGCTGGTTATGGTTCTGAAAATCGGGACAGGCGGAGTGCCGGTAGTTGTTACATAACTCAAGATTTGCCGGTTTTTGTATTTATAGCTGAAAAGGGAACCGTTGATTCGCAAGGTATTGTCCAGCCATTGAGACTTTACCCCCATCTCATAATTGGTCACCGTTTCACTGTCATATTCGGAATTGAGTTCAAGGCCGCCGAAGCCACCGGCTTTATAACCCCTGGCAGCGGAGAAATACGAAAACACGTCCGGCGTAAGATCATACCCCAGGGTCAGGCGCGGGCTCCAGTTTTCCCAGGTGTTTTCCCTGGTAACGCTTGTATCGTCGGGGCCGAGGGGAAACGCGACGTCAAAGGGCATGCCCAGGGAGTTCGGCCGTTCAATCCAGAGAAATTCCTTTTCATCGCGGCTGTAGCGCAGTCCCACGGTGACATCAAGCCTGTCCGTGATATGCCAGGTCAAATCGCCGAAGCCGGCTATGCTTGAAAATTCACCTTCGTTGATCATGCTTTCCTGCCAGTAGAGTCCTGTCGGCAATATGGGTGCTCCGAGAAACAGGTTGAGGGAGTCCGTGGTTGTGGTGACCTGGTGGGTCTGGCGGGCGGATTCCTGGTGATAACTGGCTCCCAGGAACCATTGGAAGAGTATGGGTTTGCCGCTCAATCGCAACTCCTGATAGAACTGCCTGTTTTTTTCAATATTGCAGGTGTCCAGGTAATGGGCGAAGTCAGCCAGGCCATCGCTGTCTTCCCGGTTGCCGGTGTCGAATTCGCGGTACGAGGTGATGGATGTGAAGGTGAACAAATCAAAGCGGTGCGAGCCGTTCAGGGTATAGCCTTCGAGAATGCGGGTTTCCTTGGATTCGACCACGTCATTGGCAATATCCCCGAAAGCATCGCCATGACCGACACTGAGATTGGGGTTCAGGCTGGCCGCATGGGTGCCGTCGTGCTCGGTGTCATCGTAGTCGGCGCTGAAGAGGATTTCCGTCTTTTTGCCGGGAGTCCAGAGCAGGGAACCGCGCATGGTCCGGTTGCCTTCGGTATCCAGGTCATCGCCGCCTGCCTGATTTTCATAAAAACCGTCGCGCTCACTATACTGACCATTGGCGCGAAAAAAGAGATTGTCCAGAACCGGCACATTGAGCACCGATTCCACAAGGCGTTTGTTGTAATTACCGTAACGCAGCAGCATGGAGCCTTCTATCTGCTCTGTTGGTTTTTTGGTGATGACATTGATGGCGCCGGCTGTGGCGTTTCTGCCGAACAGGGCTCCCTGTGGCCCTTTTAAAACCTCGATCCGCTCAATATCCGAGAGATTCATCAGGGCACTGCCGGAGCGGCCGGCATATACGCCGTCAAGATAG comes from the Pseudomonadota bacterium genome and includes:
- a CDS encoding TonB-dependent receptor → MNPFHHITTMVFSAVFAATLFFQAPGPVEASEEEEELLYVMEEVVVTAQKQEENLQEVPIAIQAFIAEDLEVSGVRHLGDLDSATPGLTVNSYSSTQPDFSIRGIRHDDFTVGTDPAVGIYLDGVYAGRSGSALMNLSDIERIEVLKGPQGALFGRNATAGAINVITKKPTEQIEGSMLLRYGNYNKRLVESVLNVPVLDNLFFRANGQYSERDGFYENQAGGDDLDTEGNRTMRGSLLWTPGKKTEILFSADYDDTEHDGTHAASLNPNLSVGHGDAFGDIANDVVESKETRILEGYTLNGSHRFDLFTFTSITSYREFDTGNREDSDGLADFAHYLDTCNIEKNRQFYQELRLSGKPILFQWFLGASYHQESARQTHQVTTTTDSLNLFLGAPILPTGLYWQESMINEGEFSSIAGFGDLTWHITDRLDVTVGLRYSRDEKEFLWIERPNSLGMPFDVAFPLGPDDTSVTRENTWENWSPRLTLGYDLTPDVFSYFSAARGYKAGGFGGLELNSEYDSETVTNYEMGVKSQWLDNTLRINGSLFSYKYKNRQILSYVTTTGTPPVPIFRTITSDMKGRGAELEMAWMATRKLSLSLNGGYYDINRDDFATVTSMVMEEPTLQVVTGLDYQIVRDNFGIFKFHMDYSHTRNKQKEIYGNSKKITNGRLTWAMMNDLGELSLWVKNLFDEKSISRYNDSWQSVLDTTFIARDEPRTVGLDYRYLF